In Phaseolus vulgaris cultivar G19833 chromosome 3, P. vulgaris v2.0, whole genome shotgun sequence, the sequence TTCAAAGTCATTACAATAGTTTACCATTATTGACCCAAACAACCTCTTGACTTTCCATACAATAATAAGTATGactttttccttttcctttcagCAGCACATTTAATGTGTACTTTTACATGCAAAGAGAGAAAAGCATTTAAAGAATAACAAAGGTGTACAACAGATAATTGTAGATTTTATGATCACAGACCCTCTGCATCTCCCTCAACATGGGGAAACTACTAACACTTAAATAAAGGGGCAGGAGAGGGTTGAAACATCACAGAACTGATCAGCCACCATGTGTCGCCATGTCAGTCAATAATTTCAACCAACATCTATGATTTTCCTTTCTCGTCATCCTGAACATTCAAGTAAGTtctaaaataaatgaatatccAGAGTGCCGCCAACTTCAATGAAGgatttaataaaatttcagaccaaactGAAGTTCCAATTGGGCCAAATAAATCTTCTACTATGGGGAAAAGAGTATGTGATATGGTTCAACAGTCTTTTACTGACCAAAAAACATTCCTCTTTTACTGCCAAATTCTAACACAAGttaatactaatattttataatgaaatcttcttgtgaacaataagtttttttttttaaataaaaataatctataGAAACTATAACCTTTTTATATTGCTGTTTTTAACTTACAACTAATTCAATGGCATTAGGATTacgactatatatatataaaagaaaacgGTTTCTTATTTCAAAACGGAAAGGCTAACCTTTCTTTGATCCAATTAAAAAAAGGCTTATAAACAAAAACTGGAACACAGGGAAGTTTACCCAATAACTAGATTTAACTGTAACCTAACATTCATATATTGAATaggtgataaaaaaaagtacaatTAAAACAACAGAAAATGTGTCAAGAGCAAGGATCGAATGGTAGATTTTTCTCTATTTCTTGCAGAGTTCAAAACAAAGTGTACATTTGTTTCATATAGggacaaaatagaaaaatgttGGCAAGTACTAAATCTGACAACGTTAATATTTTATCATGTCAGCAAATTACGAGGGACCAATTTGTAAGCCTAGACAAGCATTTTCTAGGATAATatagaaaatgttttttttttaagtttatgttatagatattatttttactCGAGGATATACACAGAAGTTTTAATGAGCAACCATTTTCAGAAACTTCTTAACAAATATAACATTATAGTTTGCTAAGTAATCCTAAATGGCGAGTGTGTGTGTATGCACTTGCACATCCATACTATAACCAGTACAGATTATATCATGCTTACCGAATTATCCATCAGTTTGTCCAAATCATCATCGTATCTTCTATCGCCATCATCTGAAAGACCAGAGAGATTGTTGGCAAATATAAAGTCACGAAAGTTTAAATTCACCCAGAGCACATATTATTCTATACTCTAACTTAAATACCCAAAATAATAATCTAATACTATCATTGGATATAACTCCAACTCCGGAGAACATAGTGGTATAGGCTAACAAATAGGAAAACATGACGAAAGTTCGAGTGACTTTAGTTCTGTCTGCACTGATTAAGGGATTACTTGCTTGATGAGGAGTGGAAAGAGAAGACATGGAAAGGAAATAATGCCCTCAAGCTCTCACTTTTGTCCCCCTTCAAACTAGGCTATAATGAGGGGTGAGAAGCTTTCTTTTTATCTTAAAAACTTGCGATTTACTATTTGACCTACAAATTTAGTTGTTTGTATTAAAAATGTGTTGTTATATTGAAAAAATTTTAAGCTAATATTTAGAACCTTTTCTACCTTGCCCTTTCTTCTCTCATTAATCATCCAAACACGAGGAATGCAAAACTACACGATTTTGTCCTTTCCCTTCCCGTCCATCCCATTCTCTCTAAAACTTCCAAGCATAGTCCAACGAACTCAATAATCCAAAAACTATATTGTTTGGCTTGACATAACTATATCCATTTTCCTATATGGTTAATATCCTTTAAATTACTCTGGGACATTAAATGTGTTTATATCATTTATAAATGGAGATGTATGTACCAAACTCATATACACaatttttaatagattaaataaaaaaggtgTACCGGGCTCGTCATCACTGTTTCCTTCTCCCAGAAGAAATTCATCCAAGTCTTGCCCAGTTGATGAATTGGATAATTTGGTATCTTTTTGCACTTCCTGCGCCTCTTGATTACAGATCAATTCAGGATTTAATGGCCGCATCGTGACTATGTGATCTTTTACTTGTTCACAAGATTTTAGTTTTTCATCTTCCATGTACTGATTCTCATAGCTGCCAGAAATCACAAGGCAGAAGTTTACTAAATGTCACAAAACAGCATAACTATAACAATATAACCCATTTTATGATCATCTGAGTGAATTAATTGCTAGATGCACATATAACACATGGGCTAGTATAACTAGCATGAAAATTTTCCACAATATTGATTTTTTAGGGGTACAATAATCTGCTAAATTATTGCTATTAATAATTTAAGCACATCCCActaaattttgttattatacTGTACCAATacttgttattttaaaaatattcaaccACAACTGCTGCCTGTATGAACTCTCCTTTAAACATCTAAATTACATTTCTGAAAACTTCACATGTTCATTTTGTCATAGCAGAAGTTCCTTCAATTTCTTTTTGTgcgtattttatttttatacctCCAGGGTGAGAGTTTTCGGAGCCATGGGAACATTTATACATTACTATGTTCTAATTTAGAAACATTCATTGCTTAAGGCCTAGAATATgatatttagttatttataattaaaaacagcataTTATATATATCTCTTCAATTCTCACTTGGTGAGTATAAAAAAAACCTGCATAGAATACAAGATCCTTTAGTATTTTAAGACTACAAACATCAAACAATCCTATGTTAAATTGAGCCGTGTCAGATGAAACTCAAACAATATTTAATGTGAAACCAAAATAATCAAGCAACAAAAAAATACATACGGTGCAGTATGATTATTCACAAGTATAAAATATATTCTCCAAAACTTCCTCTCTTTCATGACTCGTGGACACAGTTCATACCTCAATCGAGAAATCTCCTGTAACAAAGAATAAACTGAATAGTGGGAGTGCATTATGTTTCAAATGTGTGATTGCAAGAAAAATGTAATTGACAGAATATAATAGAACCTGTGTACACAAGCCAGCCCACACACCAAGGTGAAAGATTTTACTTTATTCATGCGAGATTAACATAAAAACATGCAATGTCTTTGACACAATGATTTGCTTCAACAAACTTGGAAATAAAAATACCAAGCATCTTATGATTTACCATGAAGCATATCACCAACCATCGTGAGTGGATCTGCCAAGGTCACAGTTGCAGGTGCATGAAAAAGGACAACCATAACTCACCATGCTGCAATTCAGGGTTTTTAACTCTTACACCATTGCTCTATCCCCGCCACTCCTCTCTTTCTCACATACACAAACAAAAACTCCCAGAACACAATGGTCAACTCTAATTCAGACACACAAATTACTCACAGTATTTGAATCTCACACACACTCTATAAGTTATTGTATTTATGTATTTCAGATTCAGTCATTACTCCATGATACTATTTTACCGAAAACATCAATTTAATTTACAAAGTATCCTGGTTGAGTAATTTTCTGGGCACGTTGATAAATATTTCCGATTCACTTGAAAAATAAAGAATCATTTTATTGATATCCATCACACAAATTACATTCTTATCATCTCTATTTTTAATAaccaaaacattttaaaaaaaggaaataaaaatatgctaaaataaataacaagattctaaaaattatttttcctaaTTACTATGAAGATactgaaaattgtttttatccAAATAATCTGTTATTTACAACACATTCCAATGGCTAAGGATACATAATTTTTCATCTGTCACCAATAACTAATGGTAGCTAagcaaaaaaatttaaaagcagAAAAGAAGAACATTATATAGCAATTCCTGTGAAGGATTTAGATGTAAATTATTACTTATCCAATATCTATCGGGACCATCAAACTCTCAAATTTTCTAATTTCTCTTCTGAGATGTGGTGTAGAATACAATATGGTATCggacccacttatatactataatacTATATCTCAAGTTGATGTGGAGTCTCCAAAAACTTCCTCATGCTAAGAATTACACATATTAAGCGTGAGAATAAATACTTATGAGTGGTCCAATAACAAGACATAATAGGTTAAACTCAACCCTACAAAACTGACTTGCAAAATGAGATTTACAccaacttatatactataatttaatcATTCTTTAGTCAATGTCGGGTGTCCAACACAATCCCTAGCATTGAGGATTGGACATTTGCTAACTTCTTAAAAGTGGATCTAGATCTAACTCAACCCTACAAATCGGCTTGTAAAGGGAAATTCGCATCCACTTatacattataattttatcatatttcTAATCGATGAAGGATCTCTAATAATTTTCTAATCGACCAAAGAGTGATATATCAACTTAATGGCTCTAATTCAACAACAAACTATTTCTCAGACTCATGCTTCAAACCCTTGCGACCACTTGGTACCAGACACACGAGCTACAGTCATACATGTTAGCGAGATTTGATAggcctatcgtgtcacccgctatcaAATCACCCACGAATATCTAGACCCACACAAGAGATAAACATGCCTCGACGTGAGGAGGTGAGTTAGAGATCCCACATTGATTAGAGAGTCAATTTACAGAATATAAGTGAGGGCAATTCTCACCTTACAAGTCGCTTTTGTGAGGatgagttagacttaaactcacttcttaatatgactAATATAGGAATATTACATAAGACTAAAACGCCTTAGGAGGAATTAAAGATATTGAATCATTACCTCGAGTTACATGATAAGATTCTTGTGTGGTCTCAATGAACAATGTAGACAAGAGTGATCTCAAATTATGTTGATGGATCAAATTCCATCAATCACACAAGTATC encodes:
- the LOC137807686 gene encoding uncharacterized protein, yielding MELWNKARSFAEEASKRSNDLSLGASKLSDIITETTKEIAAQASKHLPQPFLTNDVDLHRFGITEELREFVKGITITTFEDFPLRDDTEFSDVPAVSNVRQDLSDWQEKHASLVLSTVKEISRLRYELCPRVMKERKFWRIYFILVNNHTAPYENQYMEDEKLKSCEQVKDHIVTMRPLNPELICNQEAQEVQKDTKLSNSSTGQDLDEFLLGEGNSDDEPDDGDRRYDDDLDKLMDNSDDEKGKS